One genomic region from Curtobacterium sp. 9128 encodes:
- a CDS encoding ATP-dependent DNA helicase, whose translation MSTTDTTGTPAAAGTTGTPAATGTTVRHGADAIADALGRPRPTEQQRAVIESPLAPALVVAGAGSGKTETMASRVVWLLANGHVRPDEVLGLTFTRKAAGELSIRINDRIAALESAGLITPGDAFEAPTVSTYNAFANSVFRENALLVGRDGESQVLTEPSAWQLARRVVVAARDDRLAGLDRNVDTITAAVVALAGAASEHLVEPEQLRRFAIEFTELLELPGNRGKPYAAITAAVASIGALEPLADLVEEFRRQKVDRGFVEFSDQIALALAAAEAAPRVVTELRQRFRVVLLDEYQDTSVVQTRFLARLFREHAVMAVGDPHQSIYGFRGASAANLARFPRDFGGAGDLAPRTFALSTSWRNPVDVLAGANAVVSPLSEASDVDVERLSPRPGADSGDVRAVFTETLPEEADAVAAWFEDHRRRNPTGSMALLLRARKDLAAFTAALGHRGVPYHVLGTGGLLQRPEIVDLVACLRVLHDPAAGNDLIRLLAGARWRVGAADIAALHGLAQWLFKRDHTQQRLDDDVTAAFRASVAVGEHGSVVDALDFVAVAPDDHGALEGITEAGRARMRRLGQQLAMLRSRAGGDLVDFVTLVVQEMHLDIEVAAHEQGSGAFLDAFVDELSGFVATDDRADLGAFLGWIDAAARRDDMGPRSEEPESGTVQILTIHGSKGLEWDAVAVPRLVEGALPARPQEGSSGWIGFGRLPYEFRGDADELPRLAWRGHDSQKDVTVAIDAFKDEVKSRNEDEERRLTYVALTRSRHELLVSGSFWAGGVKPMQPSRYLGDLVEAGVVDGGAIPETTVHDENPLGDAGATQLWPHVPFGARAVRVQAAADRVRNANPGAAGRFAADIDLLLAERRASRSGKHRVVVPHRVPASGFKDYLTEPDAVAERLRRPMPERPYRATRLGTLFHQWVEQRGHAGGALETLDAWDDELDIDLDESAPADAAVSDDDARRLGEFQETFARSRWAGLTPVEVEREIHIPFLGHSVVCKLDAVYEIDGRIEVVDWKTGKAPTGKTDLERRQLQLALYRVAYAEFTGRPVDEIDAVFYFVADDLEVRPTELLDRAGLEQAWTAAVG comes from the coding sequence GTGAGCACGACCGACACGACCGGCACGCCTGCCGCGGCCGGCACGACCGGCACGCCTGCCGCGACCGGCACGACGGTCCGCCACGGTGCCGACGCCATCGCCGACGCGCTCGGGCGACCACGTCCGACCGAACAACAGCGTGCCGTCATCGAATCGCCGCTCGCCCCCGCCCTCGTCGTCGCGGGAGCAGGCAGCGGCAAGACCGAGACCATGGCGTCGCGCGTCGTCTGGCTGCTGGCGAACGGACACGTGCGGCCGGACGAGGTCCTCGGGCTGACGTTCACGCGCAAGGCCGCCGGCGAGCTGTCGATCCGCATCAACGACCGGATCGCCGCGCTGGAGTCCGCGGGGCTGATCACCCCGGGTGACGCCTTCGAAGCGCCGACCGTGTCCACGTACAACGCCTTCGCGAACAGCGTCTTCCGCGAGAACGCGCTGCTGGTCGGCCGCGACGGCGAGTCGCAGGTCCTCACCGAGCCGTCCGCGTGGCAGCTCGCGCGACGGGTCGTCGTCGCAGCGCGGGACGACCGACTCGCCGGGCTCGACCGGAACGTCGACACGATCACCGCCGCCGTGGTGGCGCTCGCCGGCGCCGCGTCCGAGCACCTCGTCGAACCCGAGCAGCTGCGCCGGTTCGCGATCGAGTTCACGGAGCTCCTCGAGCTCCCCGGGAACCGCGGCAAGCCGTACGCAGCGATCACCGCCGCGGTCGCGTCGATCGGCGCACTCGAGCCGCTCGCCGACCTGGTCGAGGAGTTCCGCCGGCAGAAGGTCGACCGCGGGTTCGTCGAGTTCTCGGACCAGATCGCGTTGGCGCTCGCCGCAGCCGAGGCGGCACCGCGCGTCGTCACGGAGCTCCGGCAGCGGTTCCGCGTCGTGCTGCTCGACGAGTACCAGGACACCTCCGTCGTGCAGACGCGGTTCCTCGCCAGGCTGTTCCGGGAGCACGCCGTCATGGCCGTCGGGGACCCGCACCAGTCGATCTACGGGTTCCGCGGCGCGAGTGCGGCGAACCTCGCCAGGTTCCCTCGTGACTTCGGCGGCGCCGGTGACCTCGCGCCGCGGACGTTCGCGCTGTCGACGAGCTGGCGGAACCCGGTGGACGTGCTCGCCGGGGCGAACGCCGTGGTCTCCCCGCTGTCCGAGGCGTCCGATGTCGACGTCGAGCGGCTCTCCCCGCGTCCCGGCGCGGACTCCGGCGACGTCCGTGCCGTCTTCACCGAGACCCTGCCGGAAGAGGCCGACGCCGTCGCGGCCTGGTTCGAGGACCACCGGCGTCGCAACCCCACCGGGTCGATGGCGCTGCTGCTCCGTGCCCGCAAGGACCTCGCCGCCTTCACGGCGGCGCTCGGGCACCGGGGTGTGCCGTACCACGTGCTCGGCACCGGGGGCCTGTTGCAGCGTCCGGAGATCGTCGACCTCGTCGCGTGCCTGCGCGTGCTGCACGACCCGGCTGCCGGCAACGATCTGATCCGGCTGCTCGCCGGTGCCCGGTGGCGGGTGGGGGCTGCGGACATCGCGGCGCTGCACGGGCTGGCGCAGTGGCTGTTCAAGCGGGACCACACCCAGCAGCGCCTCGACGACGACGTCACCGCGGCGTTCCGGGCGTCCGTCGCGGTCGGCGAGCACGGCTCGGTCGTCGACGCACTCGACTTCGTCGCCGTCGCGCCGGACGACCACGGTGCGCTCGAGGGCATCACCGAAGCCGGGCGTGCACGCATGCGTCGGCTCGGACAGCAGCTCGCGATGCTCCGGTCCCGCGCAGGTGGGGACCTCGTCGACTTCGTCACGCTCGTCGTGCAGGAGATGCACCTGGACATCGAGGTCGCCGCGCACGAGCAGGGGAGCGGCGCGTTCCTCGACGCCTTCGTGGACGAGCTGTCCGGGTTCGTCGCCACCGACGACCGTGCCGACCTCGGGGCGTTCCTCGGCTGGATCGACGCGGCTGCCCGTCGTGACGACATGGGACCCCGGTCCGAGGAACCCGAGTCCGGCACCGTGCAGATCCTGACGATCCACGGTTCGAAGGGGCTCGAGTGGGACGCCGTCGCGGTGCCCCGGTTGGTCGAGGGCGCACTGCCGGCCCGCCCGCAGGAGGGCTCGTCCGGCTGGATCGGCTTCGGGCGGCTGCCGTACGAGTTCCGGGGCGACGCCGACGAGCTGCCGCGTCTGGCGTGGCGGGGGCACGACTCCCAGAAGGACGTCACGGTCGCGATCGACGCGTTCAAGGACGAGGTGAAGTCGCGCAACGAGGACGAAGAGCGTCGCCTGACCTACGTGGCGCTGACCCGTTCGCGGCACGAACTCCTGGTGTCGGGTTCGTTCTGGGCCGGCGGCGTGAAGCCGATGCAGCCCAGCCGGTACCTCGGGGACCTCGTCGAGGCGGGTGTGGTCGACGGCGGCGCGATCCCCGAGACGACCGTGCACGACGAGAACCCGCTCGGCGACGCCGGCGCGACCCAGCTCTGGCCGCACGTGCCGTTCGGTGCCCGCGCCGTCCGGGTCCAGGCGGCGGCGGACCGCGTCCGGAACGCGAACCCCGGTGCCGCCGGCCGGTTCGCCGCCGACATCGACCTGCTCCTCGCGGAACGTCGCGCGAGCCGCTCCGGCAAGCACCGCGTGGTGGTGCCGCACCGGGTGCCGGCGTCGGGGTTCAAGGACTACCTCACCGAGCCGGACGCGGTGGCCGAGCGGCTGCGCCGACCGATGCCGGAGCGGCCGTACCGTGCGACCCGTCTCGGCACGCTCTTCCACCAGTGGGTCGAACAGCGTGGGCATGCGGGCGGTGCGCTCGAGACGCTCGACGCGTGGGACGACGAGCTCGACATCGACCTCGACGAGTCCGCACCGGCAGACGCCGCGGTCAGCGACGACGACGCCCGACGGCTGGGGGAGTTCCAGGAGACCTTCGCCCGCTCACGGTGGGCCGGGCTCACCCCCGTCGAGGTGGAGCGCGAGATCCACATCCCGTTCCTCGGACACAGCGTCGTCTGCAAGCTCGACGCCGTCTACGAGATTGACGGCCGGATCGAGGTCGTCGACTGGAAGACCGGGAAGGCACCGACGGGCAAGACCGACCTCGAACGACGACAGTTGCAGCTCGCGCTGTACCGCGTGGCGTACGCGGAGTTCACCGGGCGACCGGTGGACGAGATCGACGCGGTGTTCTACTTCGTGGCCGACGACCTCGAGGTCCGGCCGACCGAGCTGCTCGACCGTGCCGGACTCGAACAGGCGTGGACCGCGGCCGTCGGCTGA
- a CDS encoding phosphotransferase translates to MAGSQFTLAALATTAVPGLVVTGTRTLGSIASGDYESAVLRDADGAESAIRRPRNQRAEARQSADLLAIRALSAGIRSRLPFAVPEYRGQAPIGSTRAIVTTYVPGAHPALRALAERPELATSIGRSIAAVHVLPTSFVTDAGLPSLTPFEILRSAVSVMDRAVATKLVPAALQERWEGAARDQQLWQFTPTVVHGAFGVDALLVEGDAVSGVLGWGELRLGDPAKDLAWVLAGRREAFDTVLSAYEANGGGRDRQLAQRARVYHELETAQWLLHGVQAKSTEVVDDAVAMMHRLVDAVHAPTSTPLQSVSPETMEIGEVEQLLSSTERRHG, encoded by the coding sequence ATGGCGGGATCCCAGTTCACTCTAGCGGCGTTGGCGACGACGGCCGTTCCCGGACTCGTGGTCACGGGCACGCGCACCCTCGGTTCCATCGCGTCCGGGGACTACGAGTCGGCGGTCCTCCGGGACGCCGACGGGGCCGAGTCGGCCATCCGGCGACCCCGCAACCAGCGCGCGGAGGCACGGCAGTCAGCCGACCTCCTCGCGATCCGGGCGCTGAGCGCCGGGATCAGGTCGCGCCTCCCGTTCGCCGTCCCCGAGTACCGGGGTCAGGCGCCGATCGGGTCCACGCGTGCCATCGTGACCACCTACGTCCCGGGGGCGCACCCCGCGCTCCGCGCACTCGCGGAGCGGCCGGAGCTGGCGACCAGCATCGGCCGGTCCATCGCCGCCGTGCACGTGCTGCCGACGAGCTTCGTGACGGACGCCGGTCTGCCGTCCCTCACCCCGTTCGAGATCCTCCGTTCCGCGGTGTCCGTGATGGACCGTGCGGTGGCGACCAAGCTGGTCCCGGCCGCACTGCAGGAGCGGTGGGAGGGCGCAGCCCGCGACCAACAGCTCTGGCAGTTCACGCCCACCGTCGTGCACGGCGCCTTCGGGGTCGACGCGCTCCTCGTCGAGGGCGACGCCGTTTCCGGGGTCCTCGGCTGGGGCGAGCTCCGGCTCGGCGACCCGGCGAAGGACCTGGCGTGGGTGCTGGCCGGACGGCGCGAGGCGTTCGACACGGTCCTCAGCGCGTACGAGGCGAACGGCGGCGGCCGCGACCGGCAGCTCGCCCAGCGCGCCAGGGTGTACCACGAGCTCGAGACCGCGCAGTGGTTGCTGCACGGTGTCCAGGCGAAGAGCACCGAAGTGGTCGACGACGCGGTCGCGATGATGCACCGGCTGGTCGACGCCGTGCACGCGCCGACTTCCACACCGCTGCAGTCGGTCTCCCCGGAGACGATGGAGATCGGCGAGGTCGAGCAGCTGTTGTCGTCGACCGAGCGTCGGCACGGCTGA
- the nudC gene encoding NAD(+) diphosphatase, with protein sequence MTVEFAARLPLSRNELDRDAEFRTTDDLERSLRDDSETRFLPVHGGAMLRLPSGSLRFVGAAEVPDDAPVIYLGRSVRDADDAPSGTRFAAALVDDDASRRIEPDADAWESLRMFGTELSPRDQGLAVEAVAMANWHAVHGFSPRTGSATEVVTGGWVRRDPEGHEHFPRTDAAIIVGVTDGDDRILLGSNAAWDQDRYSLLAGFVEPGESLEDAVRREVWEESGVRVEEPEYLGSQPWPFPASLMVGFRAKAVDGDPSTARPDGVEILDVRWFSRDEIRERAGDTLLLPGRTSIARAIIEEWYGGPLDLP encoded by the coding sequence GTGACCGTGGAGTTCGCCGCCCGGCTTCCGCTCTCCCGCAACGAACTCGACCGCGACGCGGAGTTCCGGACCACCGACGACCTCGAGCGCTCGCTCCGGGACGACTCGGAGACCCGCTTCCTCCCGGTCCACGGCGGTGCGATGCTGCGTCTGCCGTCCGGCTCGCTGCGCTTCGTGGGCGCGGCCGAGGTGCCCGACGACGCGCCGGTGATCTACCTGGGGCGGTCGGTGCGCGACGCTGACGACGCCCCGTCCGGCACGCGCTTCGCAGCCGCGCTGGTCGACGACGACGCCTCCCGACGGATCGAGCCGGACGCCGACGCGTGGGAGAGCCTGCGGATGTTCGGTACCGAGCTCTCGCCGCGCGACCAGGGCCTCGCGGTCGAGGCCGTCGCGATGGCGAACTGGCACGCGGTCCACGGGTTCTCGCCCCGGACCGGTTCGGCGACCGAGGTGGTGACCGGCGGCTGGGTGCGCCGCGACCCCGAGGGACACGAGCACTTCCCGCGCACCGACGCCGCGATCATCGTCGGCGTCACCGACGGCGACGATCGCATCCTGCTCGGCTCGAACGCCGCGTGGGACCAGGACCGCTACTCGCTGCTCGCCGGGTTCGTCGAGCCGGGGGAGTCGCTCGAGGACGCCGTCCGCCGCGAGGTCTGGGAGGAGTCAGGCGTGCGGGTCGAGGAGCCGGAGTACCTCGGGTCGCAGCCGTGGCCGTTCCCCGCGTCGTTGATGGTCGGGTTCCGAGCGAAGGCGGTCGATGGCGACCCCTCCACCGCACGGCCGGACGGGGTCGAGATCCTCGACGTCCGGTGGTTCTCGCGCGACGAGATCCGGGAGCGTGCCGGGGACACCCTCCTGCTCCCGGGCAGGACGTCGATCGCCCGAGCGATCATCGAGGAGTGGTACGGCGGCCCGCTGGACCTGCCGTGA
- a CDS encoding ATP-dependent helicase, protein MNPASSPEALLAALDAEQRTVATTLLGPVAVLAGAGTGKTRAITHRIAYGVATGTYSPAHVLALTFTTRAAGELRSRLRALGAGAVQARTFHAAAMSQLSYFWPDTVGGHAPRIVESKARMIAHAADTVGMSVDKPVLRDLAAEVEWRKVQRLTLEEYEAAAAERVMPRETSPARVIDLMRAYERLKDDRRQLDFEDVLLATLGMVETEPRVASYVRQQYRFFVVDEYQDVSPVQHDLLKAWLGDRQDLCVVGDASQTIYSFAGASSRYLLGFGSEFPRGSVLRLERNYRSTRAVVAAANTVMRGQAGALELVAQTTDQGPEPVVVPCVHDGDEAQTIARRITDLVAGGATYGDCAVLFRVGAQSAALEAALGRAGIPYRVQGGTRFFDRPEVKLAVHHMRGEAIRQTDDELTRRVGLVLQVSGWTPTAPEGTGAVREQWEALQAIMGLAEGAPAGTTMQQFTQDLVDRAATHHEPELDAVTLATLHSSKGLEWPNVVIAGVAEGLLPISHATTDDEVDEERRLFYVGLTRARRTVTVTWSRQGSTRGGARAPSRFLAALDTRSGDAAAPAAD, encoded by the coding sequence GTGAACCCTGCCTCGTCTCCGGAGGCGCTGCTCGCCGCGCTCGACGCCGAACAGCGCACCGTCGCGACGACGCTCCTCGGCCCCGTCGCCGTCCTCGCCGGCGCGGGCACCGGCAAGACCCGCGCGATCACGCACCGCATCGCGTACGGGGTCGCGACCGGCACGTACTCGCCCGCGCACGTCCTCGCGCTGACCTTCACCACCCGGGCGGCGGGTGAACTCCGTTCCCGGTTGCGTGCGCTCGGCGCCGGCGCCGTGCAAGCCCGCACGTTCCACGCCGCGGCGATGTCGCAGCTCAGCTACTTCTGGCCGGACACCGTCGGCGGTCACGCGCCGCGGATCGTGGAGTCGAAGGCGCGGATGATCGCGCACGCCGCGGACACGGTCGGGATGAGCGTCGACAAGCCGGTGCTCCGCGACCTTGCCGCCGAGGTCGAGTGGCGGAAGGTGCAGCGGCTCACCCTCGAGGAGTACGAGGCAGCCGCCGCCGAACGGGTCATGCCCCGCGAAACGAGCCCCGCGCGGGTGATCGACCTGATGCGCGCGTACGAGCGGCTGAAGGACGACCGTCGGCAGCTCGACTTCGAGGACGTCCTGCTGGCGACGCTCGGCATGGTCGAGACCGAGCCCCGGGTGGCGAGCTACGTCCGGCAGCAGTACCGGTTCTTCGTGGTCGACGAGTACCAGGACGTCTCGCCCGTGCAGCACGACCTGCTCAAGGCATGGCTCGGCGACCGCCAGGACCTGTGCGTCGTCGGCGACGCCAGCCAGACCATCTACTCGTTCGCCGGGGCGTCGAGTCGCTACCTGCTCGGGTTCGGATCGGAGTTCCCCCGGGGATCGGTGCTGCGGCTCGAGCGGAACTACCGGTCCACCCGAGCGGTCGTCGCCGCGGCGAACACGGTGATGCGTGGTCAGGCGGGTGCGCTCGAACTCGTCGCGCAGACCACCGACCAGGGACCGGAACCCGTCGTCGTGCCGTGTGTGCACGACGGCGACGAGGCGCAGACCATCGCCAGACGGATCACCGACCTGGTCGCCGGGGGCGCGACGTACGGCGACTGCGCCGTGCTGTTCCGTGTCGGCGCGCAGTCGGCGGCGCTCGAGGCCGCGCTCGGCCGCGCGGGGATCCCGTACCGGGTGCAGGGCGGGACGCGCTTCTTCGACCGTCCCGAGGTCAAGCTCGCGGTGCACCACATGCGCGGCGAGGCCATCCGGCAGACCGACGACGAGCTCACCCGCCGGGTCGGGCTCGTGCTGCAGGTCAGCGGGTGGACGCCGACCGCACCGGAGGGCACCGGAGCGGTCCGCGAACAGTGGGAGGCGCTGCAGGCGATCATGGGCCTCGCCGAGGGCGCCCCGGCCGGCACGACCATGCAGCAGTTCACCCAGGACCTGGTCGACCGCGCGGCGACCCACCACGAGCCAGAGCTCGACGCCGTCACGCTCGCGACCCTGCACTCCTCGAAGGGCCTCGAGTGGCCGAACGTGGTGATCGCCGGCGTCGCCGAGGGGCTGCTGCCGATCTCGCACGCGACGACCGACGACGAGGTGGACGAGGAACGCCGGCTCTTCTACGTCGGACTCACCCGCGCTCGCCGCACCGTCACGGTCACGTGGTCACGACAGGGGTCCACCCGCGGCGGCGCGCGGGCGCCGAGCCGGTTCCTGGCAGCGCTCGACACGCGCAGCGGGGATGCGGCCGCACCTGCCGCCGACTGA
- a CDS encoding TOMM precursor leader peptide-binding protein has translation MGIRIDPTLEFVWRDPTTVQLGVDPPRAVVAVPTTAEERFLCTLRRETGRDALSGVAASVGCRPEVAARVLGAASPAVLDMLPEPLARVEVHGAADLAGIVDDFLTGDGVTVVRTVAPRGGPVELPDPEPSMAVVVAEHVVDPALRSAWTRRGTPHVPVVVGDGRIRIGPLVVPGTGPCLQCIEYAHVDDDPAWPAIAAQVWGRPAAPLSPYRAAAVAAAVTRMVLEHLPGTTVRPDDEQLVFERDDLSVSRRQVRPHPRCACRALPGTGSAPARRRGWTPVVTT, from the coding sequence ATCCGACCCTCGAGTTCGTCTGGCGCGACCCGACGACCGTCCAGCTCGGCGTCGATCCGCCACGCGCCGTGGTCGCCGTCCCCACCACGGCGGAAGAACGATTCCTGTGCACCCTCCGCCGTGAGACCGGGCGGGACGCCCTGTCCGGCGTCGCCGCGAGCGTCGGGTGCCGACCGGAGGTCGCTGCGCGGGTGCTCGGCGCGGCGTCCCCTGCCGTGCTCGACATGCTCCCCGAACCGCTCGCCCGGGTGGAGGTGCACGGCGCCGCCGACCTCGCCGGGATCGTCGACGACTTCCTCACGGGTGACGGTGTGACCGTGGTCCGGACCGTTGCCCCGCGCGGCGGTCCGGTCGAGCTGCCGGATCCCGAGCCGTCGATGGCCGTCGTCGTCGCCGAGCACGTGGTCGACCCCGCGCTGCGGTCGGCGTGGACCCGCCGTGGGACGCCGCACGTCCCCGTCGTCGTCGGTGACGGCCGCATCCGGATCGGACCGCTCGTGGTCCCCGGTACCGGACCGTGCCTGCAGTGCATCGAGTACGCACACGTCGACGACGACCCCGCGTGGCCGGCGATCGCCGCGCAGGTCTGGGGCCGCCCGGCCGCACCGCTTTCGCCCTACCGTGCCGCTGCGGTCGCGGCAGCGGTCACCCGCATGGTCCTCGAGCACCTGCCGGGGACCACGGTGCGTCCCGACGACGAGCAACTCGTCTTCGAGCGCGACGACCTGTCGGTCAGTCGGCGGCAGGTGCGGCCGCATCCCCGCTGCGCGTGTCGAGCGCTGCCAGGAACCGGCTCGGCGCCCGCGCGCCGCCGCGGGTGGACCCCTGTCGTGACCACGTGA